In Phalacrocorax carbo chromosome 1, bPhaCar2.1, whole genome shotgun sequence, the genomic stretch AGTGTTATACAATTATATCTACAGTATTAAATGATATGAATCCATTTACGCTTCAAAGCTGGTGAAATGCCCCCTTTTAACAGAACTGACTGATGTACTAATTTACAAATGTAATGCCTTGGTCTGTACTTTCATTGAATCTCTAACTGATTCAACAATAGAAGGTGCTTTGATTTCAGCATAGTGCATCAACTTTTTCTGGACTTAAATTAATGACTTCTCCCTTTTACTTCTTTACCAGAGGCTCTAAATGACAGTTTGAAGGAATTAGAAGAGTAGCATTTCAAAAGTCTCCCCTCCTAGTCTCTAGGATGGAAATATtcttaaataaatgctttataTTTGGTAAAATTCTTATATTTATGGTACGGtttgcttttggggtttttcaaaGGATAACGATATAACATGCTatataagcaaaataaatatatatatttatattagcGGATTTTTCTATAGCAGTATTTGACATTAAATTTTTTATACTAAATTTCACACTCAGTGAACATTCAATCTATTTGGATTTGtgtatatgtgcatgtgtgtgtggtTTGGCTTGCATTTTCcagtatgaaagaaaaaatggcaaTAAATGAGACACGTACAGCAATCCATTATTCTCAGTGTCTGTTCTCAGCTCATATCATTTGGGTGCATAGATTCATAATCATAGATTATAATAGCTATCACCTGTGAAAATGTGAATGCTGAATCAGACAGGAGAGGAAGATGAgaaccattctttttttttcttcttgatagagagtgaataaattcctcttatttgaatataaatttttcttgtcttttagttaaaaaaagttgaaaattgTTGCCTTTTGTGGGACCTTTCACTGCCTGAAAGTCaatgtctctctcttttttttttgtaatggtaaaacacaaaaaggaggACCTCTGAAATCCCTTGTTGTTCTCAGTCCACCCTGTTACAAAAAGCAGGATCAAATATAACCGTTTGTTTATCAATTGCCAGGATTGTCCATACAATAAATGAAGGGGGAACTATAATTTAGATGTTAATTTGCACTATGCGCTCTTTAATGAATTAAACAATGAAGGCTTATAATAGATGGAAATACAACCAAATCTTTGAAACGCACAGGCATTGGCTCACAAGACAGCTGTGCAGTTGACAAGTAACATGAGCCTTATGTGAGAAGAAGGGGAAATCGTAAGATTTGCATATAATTATTGAGATCATGCAAATGTCAGTtatgaggaggggaaaaaaacacaggcaTCTCACTGTTAAATCCTGACAGTTGGCATCACCGAAGAACTCAAATACACTTGAGCACTGGTTGGCAGAGGGtcattaaaacagaatttgcaGAGACATTAGCTCCCTCACTTTTCTTTGAGTGACGTTTTACTATTAATAGTTTGCAGAGGCTTTGCAGAAAACATATTAATAAGAGAAACTGTAATGGGGGTATCTACAGCAAGTGCAAATGCATAAAGGGGTGCCCAAGAAGCTAGCCTCTAATTGATCAGCTAGTGCTATCACTGTGACTATGCTAAAGTGCAATGACAAGCAGGCATAGCCGAATAATACAATATGATATTTGGGAGCTAGGAGGGAGAGTGATTAGTTTCTGGCCTTTTACTTCCCTAATCTCATTTCCAACTCATGTCTTACCAGAATGTCTAAAAACAGTCTGGTTTGAAGACTGTAAAATGGCCTCTGAGAGAAATGAAGCACAGATAATCCTTACAGTATTTGTCAGTGTGAAATGTGTCTTTGTTTTACTGGACAATACTGTACATTACCAGGCTTTGATGCACTGTATCAATGCACTCATTTAAGCACCAATCCTCTCCCCTCACCCCACGCCTCCCTTTCTCCAAACCTAGAACTGAATGTATAGAGAATGAATTAGCCTCCCTTTAAGGGAATATTCTCTTCAGATTGAATTTGTATAAAATGCACTAGCAGCTTACTGAACTCATGAATAAAGAGAGAGGGTTCTGAACgctattttatttcctgctccTTTCAGCACCACCATAAAGCTCATTACCtatgttaaaaaatacatacaatgCAAATTTTGCAAATGGTTTGGAACATGTTTCCATAAAAGCTttgttactgaaaacaaaactttccaTAACAAAATCCTGCCTCCTTTATTTGGCATATttttgcaaagtgctttttGATCATTCTATTCTATTGTTTCAGGTAAACCAGCACTTCACAGGAGCTAGAGGTACCTCTTCCAGAGATGAAAGGAATTTATACACAACAGAACCAGTTAATTTTCCAAGTGAAACTGAAAGATTGGAGAAAAAGCTAACCTATACAGAAAGAAGCAGTGACTTGCTAAGGCACCCTGTGCCTATCAGTTCCTCATCTGAAAACACTTCACAAGGTATAGGAGGAGAATTAAAAGATAAAGTTGAGTATTCCCTAAGAGATTATAACAGTCAGCCATCAGGGAAGGAAGTTGCTGCTGGCTCAGTAAACAGTGGTGAGAGGTCTTCGGAACATACTGGTACCAGTGAAAGCCTTTTATcggcaaaatattttcctgggaCAAGGCAGAATGAAGCTATGGATATTATGGCTGCTGTCTCAAGCCGTCAGGGAGAGAGCCACACAGATATTTCAAAAGGTGAAACAGATAATGCCTCAGGAAGTAAGATGATGGAGAGGTTATTCATCAGTGAGGATGCTGCTGATACCTCGAAAGGGGCCTATGCAACGAGACCAGAAACCATTTCTCCAGAGCATGATGAATCCATGCAATTAAACACATGCATAGCAGGAACGCTGGATGGCAATGCTAATCCAGCTCCGGAGCACCAGGCGCCGCAAATGTCTCACCAAACTCTGGATTCATTGTTGTCAGACGCTgacaaaaatgaaggaaaaatcaaGATGATTGAAAGCAAGGTTCGGGTACATTTAAGAGGAGATTTATATGCCGACACTTTTGCACATGATGATGTCTCAATAGATTCCTCAAAAAGCCAATATACGCAAAAAAAAGGAGTTGGTGAAATGTCAGAAAAGAACTATAACACtgatgcagggaaggagaagaaagtcATAGAAGTAGCAGATTTAGCACTAATCGGCGAGGAGGAAGCACCCAAGCTTTTCAAGTCACATAGAAAACAGGCCACCAAAGCGTTGAACACAATGCCTCTGTCAGTCGAAGACAACAAACAGGCACCTAGGCCTGCACAGGCAGATCCCCTGGCACCCTCTCCGGGGGATGAAAGGAGAGCTGAAGACACCCAGGAACACAAAGGATTCACAAGGTTAAAAGACAGAGGAAAGTCAGACAACACAAATAAGGGAAGACTgataggaaaggaaagcaaagcaaaccccGTGGAGCAGAGGTGGCAAGGATTGGGGAGTGAGGTTCGGTGGGGAGCGAGAGCGAACACAGGGCCTTGGAGTACGGCTTCCACAAAGGAGTTGTTTACCTGCCAGGAGGCAGAGAGTTGTGAAAAGTCTTCTGTCTCTGAGCACGGTATTACAGAGGAAGCAGAGGCAGGTACAGCTTatataattaaaacaacatCAGAAAGTGCTCCAGAAAAAATGTCTGCCAGTGAAAAAGCAGTAATTGCTAAGCTACCTCAAGAGACTGCACTAAGTGACAGGCccacagaggaaaaggaaacagcGTTTGATACACATGAAGGGAGAAATGATGGTTCACATTATGCTCTTTGTCAGCTCAACACAGTGGGTGTATTATATGACActgaatttgaaaagaaatcagttttagatatttataatgCACACGTACACGAAACACTGCAAGGAGGAACGATGTCTGTATGCAATAGCAGGGAAAAACGTGCCAAAGTACAACCAGACATCGGCAATATTCTACCTGTAGAAGAAGCAGTAAAGGCTTCTGCTACGGGAAAGAAAGATTTGCAGCAGGGTTTCTATTCAGAAGTATCTAAGCATCCCCAAAGCTCCCAGAGGCACCTATACAGTGAGGAAGCAGAAGCACTCTGTAGGGAAGAAAGCCATTTACGTGCTgaagctgaaacaaaaatgccACCTTCTGGTACAAATGCTGTGCCCAGTTACAATTATAAAAGCTCTTCAGTGGCATCTTCTGAAGGGTCCACTGTGGCAGGAGGTATGGAACATCTGTATAGACACTTTGAATTCAAAGTCATTGACAAGGTTGCTGCTGAGTCAGGGTACAATTTAAGTCTACCAAAAGAAATGACATGTATTAATAAAAACCTCTCTCCTGAAGCTGAAAAAAGAGAAGTACCTTCCACTTCAGACATACCAGTTTATAGAGAAGTAAGAGGAAGGAATATAGGTCAATGTTTCGATCAAGCAGAATTCAAACAACAGAAGTCATCAAGGCCAGAGGTTTTAATTAGTAAGCCCACTGAAGAAATTGGAGGGACAGCCTCTCAGTCTGACCATTTAATAAATGAGGGGAAAACGCTAAACTGGCTTGATCActcacagaaggaaaaccagcatATTTCTGATTCTGCAGATCTTTCTAACCAGAAGAGTGAAGCACTTAAGTTACCTAGTGAGTCTCCAAGTTTAAAACATATTGCttgcaaaatcttttatttcttcttctttcttttatttgctgCCACACTCTACCACTATGATTTGATGGTTTGTCTTGCACTTTACCTGTTCTCCTTGTATTGGCTATActgtgaaggaggaagaaacaagGAGTCTGTCAAGAAGGAATAACATTGATCTTCAACTGTGCTCAAGATCCATGGTCAATAGTCTCCAACCCCTCCAAAGCATTTTCACCGTTAAAGAGCTTATTCACTGTTAGAACGAAAGCAAGTTTTCCACtgaaacatcttttttaaaagattacatATGAAGTTGAGCCTTCATATAAGAAATTATACTATATAGGACCATTATGTTTGGATCATTAAATACCTATATGAATATGAGTTCTGAAGCACGTCAAGTTAAATTGAAGTACAGATGTTACTCCTTAGCAGGGTATGAAGAAGCAATGCTTCATATCTCTTTAGTACTTAAAACCACCACTTTCttgcattaatttcttttgcagtAAAGCTTCATATTTTTCTGGGAGTTTTTTCTAAGGTTTTGTGTAGTACATAACACCACAAGGAATGGTATAAAAACTAACTTGGTATTTTGGTACTGACATTGCAGTCCATAATCTGCTAGTGTAATTAGCCAATGCTCTAGGAAATATGACATCCATTGAcaggttaatatttttttccaaatttttacTTCATTGTTCCCTTAAAGCTCCAGTGATACCCCTGTTTGAAAAATGTAAGGCTTTGACGTCAGTAACATCATGCAACTTTCAGGATGCAACTGCGTAGCAGATGTGCTATTTCCACCCTGAAGAGCTTGAAGGCCACAGCCGCAGGCCTCTTACTGTTCACTCACATGCACggatgtttttggtttttctaaatgaggactgTGTAACATGACTGAGAATTTCAGTGAACTAAGTGTTATTCCAGACAAAGCCTTTGAATGACATTTTTCCATCAGTGTTACTTGAGCATATCTacaaagaattaaataaattttacaaaGGAGTGCTATGACTGTGTTGAGCATGTCTGAATTAggtttactgatttttttttatggcttgTTCCTAGAGCTAATCAAACACGAAGAGAAAACACAGGGCATAGACCTGGCGTTCAGTGAGGCTGCTTTGTGTGGTTTGGGTGAGGCAGAAAAGCCTGGTATCTGCCCTAAGGAGAGCCCAGATTGATCCCGCGCAGCAGGAGTCCTACAGGGCAGGCACACTGGGAGGTCCACTGCTCCAACATCGTGGGGCTCCCACATAGGGTCATGCTCAAAGTTtgtctggaaagaaaaggatggaCAGATTATATTGCGCTTCAGCCATTTTCCAGACGATGGTCACAAATGTCGTCATAGGTAGTATGCTAAAAGAAGGACCAGGGCTACATAATGTTACTGAGGCCTTAGAATTTAAGGACAGAGTTGGTTTGAAGCTGGCTTGGTTTCTCCCTCCTCATTGCCACTGTGAAATACCACATGAACTGTGAAAGGCTTGGTTGCAATGTATGGCTGAAACTACATAATAGTGAAGTTATTTAGTTGTTAGCTTAGCTCTGAAGTAAATCTTTTAAAGTCCATTTAAACTTATTCACATGTTTCAGGATGTTAGGGGACTCTGCTACAGGAGGCACCTTGGCATTCCTGTTCTCCAGGGGGGCAAAACTCTGGACCATTGTGGGAGCAGTGCATTCAGTGGGGTAAGCAAAAGTGTGGGTGATCTATTGCTGATGTGTGTGGTGACGGCTGGATACCCTGACAACTTTTGACAGCCATCCATGAATGAGTTATAGTGATGGGCTAGAGGCATCAGAGTGACACGGCAGGCTGTAATACTGGTCCAGATGTTCAAAGGTATATAGGAGCTAAATGTTAATTGAGATAAAGATATTACTTTAATAGGCATTAAGAGTTACACCCAATAAAAAGCTTAGGCTTAGACTTAAAGCAGAATGGAGGTTGAATCTGTGTAAGTCCAAAATAATGATCGCAAACCCTTCTTTACCTGAGACCACAAATGCTAAAAAAACTTAGCCTTTTAATGATGTTTATAGGCACTTTTATAAAAAGCATGACATTCCCTTAGTTTTGGTCGTTTCCCCTCTGTAGTGTGATAAATCCCTGTTCTAAGTGGTTCAGAATTTCAGCCTCACTGGGATAGAGACGTCAGGATTGCTTCACTTCCCAGCACGTGGGAGACCTTGAGTACTGCCTAATACATTCTGACAAGGTCCTCAGAGGGCTaaaaaggtgaagaaagcaCCCTGTATCTGTTCTACTGAAACTGTCACCATGCAGTCAAGTACCAGGCTTCTGGGGCCAGAAGATACATTTTAGTCTAATAGTTAAAACCACCATGCCAGAAAGAAGAATCCTTAGATTCCATTCCCAGTTCAAAGCATTCTTCAATCTAATTTACCCTAtaactgtttaaaacaaaaatcatagAATTCAGAGCAAGGACCAAACCCCAGGTTCCGGTCCTGTTAGGTAATGCTCTACTCAATAAACCACAGGATTCAAACCCTTGTTTGAATATTTGCAGCTTTACCAAGTCTGGGCCTTCCCTCCATCAGGATGTACTTTAACCATTGGACTACTGTTGTTGTCAGGAGGATTGTTATCCCCAGGGTTTGGAAGTACCTCTGTGCATAGGTGAGTTACGACTTTCTCAACTGAGTTAAGCTGAAAGTTGTTCTCTGCTCAGAATAATAGCTACTTTACTTTCCATTTGGGGATAGAGTCTGTTATTTGCAGCTCACATCCCAGGgcagttttcttctccctttgaGGATTAAAAACCtcaaggtttttgttttctttctttcttttttttttttttttttttaagggttaAAGCTCCCTCAGAGCTTTGGTCCTAAAAGAGACATGTAATGTCTATTTCTTAGAGAAATATAAATCAGACTTAGTCCAAATGCTTAAGCATCTGAGAAGATAGCtaaaaaaactttaaatatcTTGGACACAGGCCTTATTGCTGGGCAGTTCAGCCACCATGGAAGTGGGAAAGCCTGGTTGTGGTTTTTATTGAATCTTGGGGGCTCCAAGGAGTGCTCTTTTACCTGGGAGCCATGACATCCTCTGTGTGGTGGCCCTCTGTATGTAATGTGCAAGTTGAAAGTGGTTTCTCTCATTTATTTCAACCCAAAATATTTGGTTGGTTGTCAAAAATTCAGCTCAGCTGATTGGACAGCAAGAAAAAGGGGTCAGGGATAATTGATGGGCCCAGGACTATGGGTGGAAGAAAGTCATTGGATTGAACCAGTCTCCAGAGAATGGCAGAAAAATGTTACAGAGAGCCCAGGAGAGTCAATATGACCTGCAAAAAGAATGCAGGGGATAAATAGAGAGGATCTATTAATACagactttcattaaaaattagtgGGCTTTTAGTCTGTGTCATAATATATTTAAACCAGTTGCTAAATATCAATTGAAGTTTAGCTAAGTTACTTCAATCTCTACAGAAGCTAGTTTCAAACAGCTGTATTCCTGTGTGCAACAGGTTAAACATCTGGGGCTGCAATTTTAACACATACAGTTATTCAGAGTTGGAATTTAAGGTAAATATTTGAATGTTAGAATAAGCATATTTCATCTACATACAAGTGGAATACTGTTAGCATTTCTCAGATTTGGAATGGGATTTTATGTTCTATATTTAAGATATTTAGTCAGCCTATCGTACCTTATGATTGCAAAACAGGACTCTAGACTGATCTGTGAACACAGGTGCCTGAACTTTTAAGTACTTATGTACTTAAGACAACAAAGCaagtaattttatcttttttatttataatttgataagctatcttttaaaaatcctcttatttttgtttgtagtATGAAAACAACACCTTTATAACATTGGCAAAGTATTTGGCTTTTACTTATTTCAGGGAAGAAGTGATGTGTTGCATTTTTGCAATGATTCATATTTAGCTTGCCTACTAGGCTTCAGTTACACTTCTAGTTAATGCTTTCATTTCTAGCAGTTTCTAGTTATTTGTTTAGACTATGCAACAGAAAGAAGGTATGATCTTATGTGGCAGGCCCATGGTCATGAAAGGCTTGACTCTGATATAAtagagagattaaaaataatgtaggAAAAAGCTTGCTTGCATTACTACAGGTATATGAGGTATACACATCCCATACCATGGGAGGTGTGTCCCATGGCCATTATCTGAACTGTAGGTGtaacaaatacattaattttcatattGTGGCATCTATAATCTGTTGAATTTACTTAAATCTAAATttggggcagcagggagaggagtgGAAGTTCTGTATCCAGATACCTTGCTAGGAGATAGTGAGAACAAACCACATCATTAATGCCTCAAATATCTGTGTTGCTTCTTATCCATCAGTGACTTTTGGCTCGACATTAGATAGGCTCCAGAAGCAAGCTACAGACCTTAAAGGTCCATGTaatattcaaaatgaaaaataaggaggACAGGGTATGAACTAGATCCCTAAAGGAAGGTTAATATGGTAATTGGAGTCGCTACACTAAATTTTAGGTGCCTAGTGGTATCTGCACCCCTGAATAAAATGCCTAAGCTCTCTAGTCATTGAACCTATGAATGAGAATCAAAATAGATGATGTGTTGAATAGGGAGCTGCCAAAGTTGTCTAATAGGAAACCCTGATGGCAGAGTTGGGTCTTATACCCTTGCCCTGTCAGAGGGATTAGATACTTAATGCTGTGTTGCTGGGATACGTTTTTATCAGATCAGGTTTCACATCCTGCAGCCCTCTTGTCACTGAGGTACccaagctgctgctttcagaaacagaacactttgcaaaaaaaaaattcccagagTTTTgggactggaaaaagaaaagtttaaccCCTTGAAGCATGGATTAGGATGTTCATCTAAGAGGGGATATTTGATTATAATCCCCGTTCCAAGAATAACTTGTGCATTTTATGTGAAATTCTAGTtagataaaatataaaactgacaCCAAGACCTCCATGTCTCCTCAGTGAGGTCAACTTCTTTCTTAGTCTATAAAGTC encodes the following:
- the PPP1R3A gene encoding protein phosphatase 1 regulatory subunit 3A, translating into MESFEGSSQVSRANLLEVPTVNYFSSEDEDVKPDIKHRFSPLPRRRNSASSEEEEADTPTTIARKVSFADAFGFDLVSVKEFNTWEIPNTGQNDDIEDEVFPQEEYFFSQLFTLPASQEELLQKVREQKVLLESIVFLPGITCMNGIIRVLNVSFEKMVYVRMTLNNWLSYYDILAEFMPNSCGSETDQFCFKISLVPPYQKDGAKVEFCIRYETSVGTFWANNDDKNYTLICHKKETVPKMDNKPHKEVTDRHLKGCLKTTQSSKEEILATSDDDTWNNSRTSDTNIPEIVYSQPEDKDTKPANENIKDKNTEYNQGDHEDDEKELEMLVNQHFTGARGTSSRDERNLYTTEPVNFPSETERLEKKLTYTERSSDLLRHPVPISSSSENTSQGIGGELKDKVEYSLRDYNSQPSGKEVAAGSVNSGERSSEHTGTSESLLSAKYFPGTRQNEAMDIMAAVSSRQGESHTDISKGETDNASGSKMMERLFISEDAADTSKGAYATRPETISPEHDESMQLNTCIAGTLDGNANPAPEHQAPQMSHQTLDSLLSDADKNEGKIKMIESKVRVHLRGDLYADTFAHDDVSIDSSKSQYTQKKGVGEMSEKNYNTDAGKEKKVIEVADLALIGEEEAPKLFKSHRKQATKALNTMPLSVEDNKQAPRPAQADPLAPSPGDERRAEDTQEHKGFTRLKDRGKSDNTNKGRLIGKESKANPVEQRWQGLGSEVRWGARANTGPWSTASTKELFTCQEAESCEKSSVSEHGITEEAEAGTAYIIKTTSESAPEKMSASEKAVIAKLPQETALSDRPTEEKETAFDTHEGRNDGSHYALCQLNTVGVLYDTEFEKKSVLDIYNAHVHETLQGGTMSVCNSREKRAKVQPDIGNILPVEEAVKASATGKKDLQQGFYSEVSKHPQSSQRHLYSEEAEALCREESHLRAEAETKMPPSGTNAVPSYNYKSSSVASSEGSTVAGGMEHLYRHFEFKVIDKVAAESGYNLSLPKEMTCINKNLSPEAEKREVPSTSDIPVYREVRGRNIGQCFDQAEFKQQKSSRPEVLISKPTEEIGGTASQSDHLINEGKTLNWLDHSQKENQHISDSADLSNQKSEALKLPSESPSLKHIACKIFYFFFFLLFAATLYHYDLMVCLALYLFSLYWLYCEGGRNKESVKKE